The Montipora foliosa isolate CH-2021 chromosome 1, ASM3666993v2, whole genome shotgun sequence genome has a window encoding:
- the LOC138006404 gene encoding solute carrier family 15 member 4-like: MASANGEDTERSLLLSNKSATQNRSVAISCSIYSSTRNDHHFTKRGQKILATLLILVTELCERLGFYGILANLVLFCKDQLDLPPPWPSTISLVFSGTCYLTPLVGGWLADTYTGRYNTIFGSSLLYIIGALLMLPVSKHDIPFNNTARLLFFAVALTLIALGTGGIKANVSPFGADQVQRDGPRTVQRFFNWFYFFINLGSLLAFTVLVWVQERYSLFYGYVITASAIILASVFFSAGRNKYLNMPPCGSQLTKTAKIIYEAACIPRRQNIPTWLDKAKKVFGGTYSEAQVEDVRSLLRLLPVFSLFIAFWAIYSQMETTFLIQGTYMKLEIGGFKVPAASLSIFDIIAVLVLIPVMDHIVYPLLQRCGFRFTPLRRIGTGILVCVASMVVAGLVEIKRRRMWEEGHVFNQVVNNEKLSASDLNIFWQIPQYLLVGAGEVLAGVTGLEFSYSQSPKNMKGVVMGVYMITTALGSYMTSLLVIIVRSASNDLWYPSKDLNKGKMEFFFFLLAGIAMFTFFIFCFVASRYTYKTQPRKTTDVEENDLRLDGTKSPQLSDSEG; this comes from the exons ATGGCATCAGCTAATGGAGAGGACACTGAAAGGTCGTTACTCCTTTCAAACAAAAGCGCCACTCAGAACCGATCAGTTGCAATCTCGTGCAGCATTTATTCATCTACAAGGAATGATCATCACTTTACGAAGCGTGGCCAGAAGATACTTGCTACCTTATTAATTCTTGTCACAGAGTTGTGTGAGCGACTGGGATTCTATGGAATATTAGCCAATTTAGTCCTTTTTTGCAAGGACCAGTTAGATCTACCCCCGCCGTGGCCCTCAACAATAAGCCTGGTATTCAGTG GAACTTGTTACCTGACTCCCTTGGTAGGAGGATGGCTTGCTGATACGTACACTGGaagatacaatacaatatttgGCAGTTCATTATTATACATTATTGGGGCCTTATTGATGTTACCTGTGTCGAAGCACGATATCCCCTTTAACAACACAGCAAGACTACTTTTCTTTGCAGTAGCTCTTACACTGATTGCATTGGGAACTGGAGGAATCAAAGCCAATGTCTCTCCCTTTGGAGCTGACCAGGTCCAACGAGACGGGCCAAGAACCGTCCAGAGATTTTTCAActggttttattttttcataaaTCTTGGATCATTGTTGGCTTTTACAGTACTTGTATGGGTACAGGAACGttatagtctattttatggTTACGTTATCACTGCTTCAGCGATTATCCTCGCTTCCGTTTTCTTTAGTGCTGGTCGTAATAAGTACTTGAACATGCCACCATGCGGTAGTCAACTTACCAAAACTGCCAAGATAATTTACGAAGCTGCCTGTATTCCCCGTAGGCAAAATATACCGACATGGTTAGATAAAGCAAAAAAAGTATTTGGAGGAACGTACTCAGAGGCTCAAGTTGAAGACGTTAGATCATTGCTCAGATTGCTTCCCGTGTTTAGTTTGTTCATTGCCTTTTGGGCCATATATTCTCAG ATGGAGACCACATTTTTGATTCAAGGTACCTACATGAAATTGGAAATCGGAGGCTTCAAAGTACCAGCTGCATCTCTGTCAATTTTTGACATTATCGCTGTTCTGGTGCTCATTCCTGTTATGGACCACATTGTGTATCCTCTTCTTCAACGCTGTGGTTTCAGATTTACTCCCCTACGCAGAATTGGCACGGGAATCTTGGTATGTGTGGCATCTATGGTGGTGGCTGGGTTAGTTGAAATCAAGCGCAGACGGATGTGGGAAGAGGGACATGTTTTTAACCAGGTTGTTAATAACGAAAAGCTAAGTGCTTCGGATCTGAATATCTTTTGGCAGATCCCTCAATACCTCTTAGTAGGAGCAGGCGAAGTTCTGGCCGGTGTAACAG GACTAGAATTTTCATATTCTCAATCTCCCAAAAACATGAAAGGAGTTGTTATGGGGGTATATATGATCACAACTGCCCTGGGAAGTTACATGACAAGCCTTCTTGTTATAATTGTCAGATCAGCGAGCAACGACTTGTGGTATCCCAGCAAGGATCTCAACAAGGGAAAAAtggaattcttctttttcttgttagCTGGAATAGcgatgtttactttttttatattttgcttCGTTGCATCTCGTTATACCTACAAAACACAACCGAGAAAAACTACGGATGTTGAGGAAAATGACCTCCGGCTGGACGGTACAAAAAGTCCACAGCTAAGTGACTCTGAGGGTTGA